The following proteins come from a genomic window of Proteiniphilum propionicum:
- a CDS encoding beta-N-acetylhexosaminidase, which yields MNLRELLLVVTLFPLFVFSQVLPVEYQIIPRPQSVSYGSGELKLGEKVKLFFSPGLEKEAELLNCYLASGNGIKMETVLREKIADIVLRIDLAFKSEKPEGYRLETGKNSISITSDSPQGVFNGIQSLRQIIRKNEKGFTVQRGVIEDYPAFAWRSFMLDEARHFKGKEVVKQLLDEMALLKMNIFHWHLVDDQGWRIEIKKYPLLTEVGSTRDSTEVDHFHSNRYDGKPHSGYYTQDEIREIVAFAADRNIMIVPEIEMPGHSSAAIASYPWLGTSGLEINVPCKFGVQYDIYNVADPRVFAFFNDVFDEIITLFPSPVIHIGGDEPRYDQWNASDQVKTYMAANGLNTPAELLVFFTNNISEMLKTKEKRMMGWNEITGDRLHDYHSDADTKGLSQKLAEGAIVHFWKGDIDKILNTIIKGYDVVNSNHSFTYLDYNYKSIPLSKAYSFNPIPEGLPEGLEEKVLGMGCQMWGEFIPTLESMNRMVYPRLAAYAECGWTNNDQKDYYRFLMALPAFLERWKNAGINYGPVE from the coding sequence ATGAATCTAAGAGAATTATTGTTGGTTGTAACGCTGTTCCCATTGTTTGTTTTTAGTCAGGTTCTTCCTGTGGAGTATCAAATCATCCCCCGGCCCCAATCTGTAAGTTATGGTTCCGGTGAGTTGAAACTGGGAGAAAAAGTTAAACTTTTTTTCTCTCCGGGACTGGAAAAAGAGGCGGAATTGCTGAACTGCTACCTTGCCTCCGGGAACGGGATTAAAATGGAAACAGTCCTCAGAGAGAAGATTGCTGATATCGTGCTTCGTATAGATTTGGCTTTTAAGTCAGAAAAACCGGAAGGATACCGTTTAGAAACAGGTAAAAATAGCATCAGTATCACTTCTGATAGTCCCCAGGGTGTTTTTAACGGTATACAGTCATTACGACAGATTATTCGGAAAAACGAGAAAGGCTTCACTGTGCAACGTGGAGTAATAGAAGATTACCCTGCCTTTGCATGGAGATCTTTCATGCTCGATGAGGCTCGCCATTTTAAGGGAAAAGAGGTAGTAAAACAACTATTGGATGAAATGGCTTTGCTGAAAATGAATATCTTTCACTGGCATCTGGTTGACGACCAGGGCTGGCGAATCGAAATAAAGAAATATCCTCTCCTGACCGAAGTAGGTTCAACCAGGGATTCAACCGAGGTGGATCATTTTCACAGCAACCGTTACGACGGGAAGCCACACAGCGGTTACTATACCCAGGATGAGATCCGGGAGATAGTTGCTTTTGCTGCCGATCGTAATATTATGATTGTGCCTGAGATTGAGATGCCAGGTCACTCAAGTGCTGCTATTGCTTCTTATCCCTGGCTTGGCACAAGCGGTTTGGAAATCAATGTGCCTTGCAAGTTCGGCGTTCAGTATGATATCTACAATGTTGCCGATCCCCGTGTGTTTGCATTCTTCAACGATGTGTTTGACGAAATAATAACTCTATTCCCGTCACCGGTAATACACATAGGAGGTGATGAGCCGCGTTACGATCAGTGGAACGCTTCAGATCAGGTGAAAACCTATATGGCTGCAAACGGACTAAATACACCTGCCGAATTGCTGGTGTTTTTCACCAATAATATTTCAGAAATGCTGAAAACCAAAGAAAAGCGAATGATGGGCTGGAATGAAATTACAGGAGATAGGCTTCACGATTACCATTCCGATGCAGACACCAAAGGGTTGTCGCAGAAGCTTGCTGAAGGTGCTATTGTGCATTTCTGGAAAGGAGACATAGATAAGATACTGAATACCATAATTAAAGGATATGATGTGGTGAACTCGAATCACTCTTTCACTTATCTCGACTACAACTATAAATCCATTCCTCTTTCTAAAGCATATTCTTTTAATCCGATACCTGAAGGCTTACCGGAAGGGCTAGAAGAAAAAGTACTTGGAATGGGTTGTCAGATGTGGGGCGAATTTATTCCAACCTTGGAAAGCATGAACAGGATGGTGTACCCGCGTTTAGCTGCTTATGCCGAGTGTGGCTGGACGAATAATGATCAGAAAGATTACTATCGCTTCCTCATGGCATTACCCGCTTTTCTTGAACGCTGGAAAAATGCCGGCATTAATTATGGTCCTGTTGAGTAA
- a CDS encoding glycoside hydrolase family 2 protein → MPEFSKAGFFEVKDSGRDIFNFNVGWRFYKGEASQAELPGFDDSDWELVNCPHGLEWISTEASGCNNYQGEAWYRKHFTIDPSIEGKVLNLYFEAVMGKCKVWLDGELLGEHFGGYLPFSVELTGKVKAGEKHVLAVWADNSNDPDYPPGKAQDVLDFSYFGGIYRDVWLIATNHIYVSDANRARKVAGGGLFARTSSISDNEAVINVQADIRNEAKIDENVLVQLVLKSAEGEVVSRSSVPLEIGAGSSATISREIKIKGAKLWTPDDPYLYKLEVLVLNKKKQSLDGVATKVGVRIIDFRGKDGFYLNNEPYQGKLVGANRHQDHAYVGNALPNLGQWLDACILKEAGCDIVRAAHYPVDPAFMDACDALGLFYIVATPGWQFWNDKPIFAERIYEDIRNMVRRDRNHPCVLMWEPILNETWYPVDFARIVHNIVHEECPGQGVFTVCDWEARGQENFDVIYSHPFQYGFWDYKYDNTPENVKKMSLDYEKEDRCFFNREWGDCVDNWNSHNSPSRVSRGWGEHAQLVQVKHYSNPDYLYTCWEALYQAPRQHVGGALWHSFDHQRGYHPDPFYGGIADVFRQPKYSYYLFASQRDVSDKNLPMVYIAHEMTPFSEKDVTVFTNCDEVRLIVLGKDTLVQKPADLGMKMPHPVVVFKDVFDFMDMKELYRKNNAADANMIAEGLINGKVVARYLKKPALRPAKIVLTLENKGVAPEANGSDFVTVVASVTDAEGNVKRLNNSSIRFEVEGEGEILGGPESEANPRKVEWGTAPVLIRSTLKPGLIKVRASVIDEGVHTPAAGELIFETVPAKDRMIYSEEGRASASVSLSVVNVDKNNDTEDLSRKVTELETELRQYKLKEVERQQQEFEGK, encoded by the coding sequence ATGCCGGAATTTTCAAAAGCTGGTTTTTTTGAAGTTAAAGATAGCGGGCGTGACATATTTAATTTTAATGTAGGGTGGCGCTTTTACAAAGGAGAAGCTTCGCAGGCGGAGCTCCCCGGCTTTGATGATTCAGACTGGGAATTGGTGAACTGTCCGCACGGCTTGGAGTGGATTTCAACCGAAGCTAGCGGTTGTAATAACTACCAGGGAGAAGCCTGGTACCGGAAACATTTCACCATAGACCCGTCAATTGAAGGTAAAGTTCTGAACCTCTATTTCGAAGCCGTGATGGGTAAATGCAAGGTATGGCTCGATGGCGAGCTACTTGGGGAACATTTTGGAGGTTACCTGCCGTTCTCGGTCGAGCTTACAGGAAAAGTGAAAGCCGGTGAAAAACATGTTCTGGCCGTTTGGGCAGACAACAGCAACGATCCGGATTATCCTCCTGGCAAAGCTCAGGATGTACTCGATTTCTCGTACTTCGGTGGAATTTACCGCGATGTCTGGCTTATTGCCACCAACCATATCTACGTGAGTGATGCTAATCGCGCGCGCAAGGTAGCTGGTGGAGGGCTCTTTGCCCGTACTTCTTCTATCTCGGATAATGAAGCTGTTATTAATGTACAAGCTGATATACGGAATGAGGCTAAGATAGATGAAAACGTACTTGTTCAGCTGGTTCTTAAGAGTGCCGAGGGGGAGGTTGTTTCACGCTCTTCCGTTCCGTTGGAAATTGGTGCTGGCTCTTCGGCAACCATCAGCAGGGAGATCAAGATAAAAGGAGCAAAGTTATGGACACCGGATGATCCATATCTCTACAAGCTTGAAGTGCTGGTCCTGAATAAAAAGAAGCAGTCTTTAGACGGCGTTGCAACAAAAGTGGGGGTCAGGATAATTGATTTCAGGGGAAAAGATGGATTCTACCTTAACAACGAACCCTATCAGGGCAAGCTGGTAGGGGCAAACCGTCACCAGGATCATGCCTATGTGGGTAATGCGCTCCCCAACCTGGGGCAGTGGCTCGATGCATGCATACTGAAAGAGGCAGGCTGTGATATTGTACGCGCAGCTCATTACCCTGTCGATCCTGCATTTATGGATGCATGCGATGCACTCGGGCTCTTTTATATTGTGGCCACGCCAGGCTGGCAGTTCTGGAACGATAAACCGATCTTTGCCGAACGAATTTACGAAGATATACGAAACATGGTCCGCCGCGACCGGAATCACCCTTGTGTACTGATGTGGGAACCTATTCTTAATGAAACATGGTACCCAGTCGATTTTGCCCGGATTGTGCACAATATTGTACATGAAGAATGCCCCGGGCAGGGAGTTTTTACAGTGTGCGACTGGGAAGCCAGGGGGCAGGAGAATTTCGATGTGATATATTCGCATCCTTTTCAGTATGGCTTTTGGGATTACAAGTACGACAATACGCCTGAAAATGTTAAAAAGATGTCACTCGATTACGAAAAGGAGGATCGCTGTTTCTTCAACCGTGAGTGGGGCGACTGCGTAGACAACTGGAATTCTCACAATTCCCCGAGCCGGGTGAGTCGCGGCTGGGGCGAGCATGCTCAGTTAGTGCAGGTAAAGCATTATTCCAATCCTGATTATTTGTATACCTGTTGGGAAGCATTATATCAAGCACCCCGCCAGCATGTTGGAGGAGCTTTATGGCATTCGTTCGATCACCAGCGGGGTTATCATCCCGATCCGTTTTACGGAGGTATAGCTGATGTTTTCCGACAACCAAAGTATTCGTATTACCTGTTCGCAAGCCAGCGTGATGTCAGTGATAAAAATCTCCCGATGGTATATATTGCTCATGAGATGACTCCTTTTTCAGAAAAAGATGTAACCGTTTTTACAAACTGCGATGAGGTCCGATTGATTGTCTTGGGAAAAGACACATTGGTTCAGAAACCTGCAGATTTGGGGATGAAAATGCCGCATCCGGTGGTGGTGTTCAAAGATGTGTTCGATTTTATGGATATGAAGGAACTGTACCGAAAGAATAATGCGGCTGATGCCAACATGATTGCTGAAGGGTTGATCAATGGAAAAGTGGTTGCGCGGTATTTGAAGAAACCAGCTCTTCGGCCCGCTAAAATAGTGCTTACTCTTGAAAACAAGGGTGTCGCTCCTGAAGCAAACGGTTCAGATTTTGTGACTGTGGTCGCTTCGGTTACCGATGCAGAGGGTAATGTGAAAAGGTTGAACAATTCATCAATCCGTTTTGAGGTTGAGGGCGAAGGAGAAATATTGGGCGGCCCTGAAAGTGAGGCCAATCCGCGCAAAGTGGAATGGGGAACAGCCCCGGTGCTTATCCGGTCTACTTTGAAACCGGGATTAATAAAGGTCAGGGCATCGGTTATTGATGAAGGTGTCCACACGCCTGCAGCGGGAGAGTTGATATTTGAAACAGTTCCAGCGAAAGATCGTATGATATACAGCGAAGAGGGCAGGGCTTCAGCAAGCGTTTCGTTAAGTGTAGTGAACGTTGATAAAAACAATGACACAGAAGATCTTTCACGGAAAGTGACGGAGCTGGAAACCGAACTGAGGCAATATAAGCTGAAAGAGGTAGAACGGCAACAACAAGAATTTGAAGGAAAATAG
- a CDS encoding HD domain-containing protein, with translation MDTQTIIDKYYKEGTKLYDIYMSHCSDVTNKALSIVQAHPELAVDTRFIEEAGMLHDIGIFKTHAPHIACEGSFPYICHGYLGRDLLTLEGFPRHGLVCERHTGTGLSLETIINRKLPVPHRDMRPKSLEEKIICFADKFYSKSQLGKEKPLKKIRQSLGRHGRHQVEVFDEWCEIFL, from the coding sequence ATGGACACTCAGACGATAATAGATAAATATTACAAAGAAGGAACAAAGCTCTATGATATATATATGTCGCATTGTTCAGATGTGACAAACAAGGCCCTCTCTATCGTTCAGGCGCATCCGGAATTGGCAGTGGATACCAGATTCATTGAGGAGGCCGGGATGCTTCATGATATTGGGATTTTCAAAACCCATGCTCCCCATATTGCATGCGAAGGCAGCTTTCCCTATATTTGCCACGGTTATTTGGGACGTGATTTGCTGACATTAGAAGGTTTCCCCAGACATGGGCTGGTGTGTGAGCGCCACACCGGCACAGGGCTTAGCCTGGAGACAATCATAAATCGTAAATTGCCTGTTCCTCATAGAGATATGCGGCCTAAAAGCTTGGAGGAAAAGATAATTTGTTTTGCTGATAAATTTTATTCAAAGTCTCAACTGGGAAAGGAGAAGCCTTTAAAAAAGATAAGACAAAGCCTGGGCAGGCATGGGCGGCATCAGGTAGAAGTATTCGATGAGTGGTGTGAAATATTTCTCTGA
- the dnaJ gene encoding molecular chaperone DnaJ produces the protein MAVKRDYYEILGVPKSASADEIKKAYRKKAIQYHPDKNPGNKEAEEKFKEAAEAYEVLSDENKRARYDQFGHAGVGSAASGGFTGGGMSMDDIFSQFGDIFGGHFGGFGGFGGFGSSQRGRRVNRGSDLRVKVKLNLKEILNGVEKKIKVKKYVSCSHCGGNGSESGSSYSTCSTCNGAGVITRVANTILGQMQTTSTCPTCNGEGKTIVKKCTYCNGEGIVRDEEIIPIRIPAGVAEGMQLSLSGKGNAARRGGVNGDLLIVVEEEEDPNLIRDENDVIYNLYLSFPTATLGGTVEVPTIDGVAKVKIEPGTQPGKVLRLRNKGLPSVNGFGRGDELVNVNVYVPENLSDKERKWLEEMEKSENFIPSKTARKKVFDKFRKMFD, from the coding sequence ATGGCAGTTAAAAGAGATTATTACGAAATACTGGGAGTACCTAAGTCAGCCTCGGCTGACGAGATAAAAAAAGCCTATCGCAAGAAAGCCATTCAATATCACCCGGACAAAAACCCGGGGAATAAGGAGGCGGAAGAAAAATTTAAAGAGGCGGCAGAGGCTTATGAAGTGCTTAGCGATGAGAACAAGCGTGCCCGTTACGATCAGTTTGGACACGCGGGTGTAGGTAGTGCTGCTTCCGGCGGTTTTACCGGAGGAGGTATGTCTATGGATGATATATTCTCTCAATTTGGTGATATATTCGGAGGCCATTTTGGCGGTTTTGGCGGTTTTGGCGGTTTCGGGAGTTCACAACGAGGAAGAAGGGTTAACAGGGGCTCCGACCTGCGTGTGAAGGTGAAGCTTAATCTTAAGGAGATCCTTAACGGTGTTGAAAAGAAGATAAAAGTAAAAAAATATGTGTCGTGTTCACATTGCGGAGGGAACGGTTCCGAAAGCGGTAGCTCGTACTCTACATGTTCAACCTGCAACGGAGCAGGCGTGATAACGCGTGTGGCAAACACTATCCTTGGCCAGATGCAGACCACCTCAACCTGTCCCACCTGTAACGGTGAAGGGAAGACTATTGTTAAAAAATGCACCTATTGTAATGGTGAGGGTATAGTGCGTGACGAGGAGATAATACCCATAAGGATACCTGCAGGCGTAGCCGAAGGCATGCAACTTTCATTGTCTGGAAAAGGCAATGCAGCACGGCGAGGGGGAGTAAATGGGGATCTACTTATTGTTGTGGAAGAGGAGGAGGACCCTAACCTTATACGTGATGAGAACGATGTGATTTATAATCTTTACCTGAGCTTCCCCACTGCTACTCTTGGAGGAACAGTTGAGGTACCGACTATAGATGGAGTGGCCAAGGTGAAAATTGAACCTGGGACACAACCAGGCAAGGTGTTAAGGTTACGTAACAAGGGACTGCCTTCGGTAAATGGCTTTGGCAGAGGTGATGAGCTTGTTAATGTTAATGTTTACGTTCCTGAGAACCTGAGTGACAAGGAACGCAAGTGGTTGGAAGAGATGGAAAAATCAGAAAACTTTATCCCTTCAAAAACGGCAAGGAAAAAAGTTTTCGATAAGTTCAGAAAAATGTTCGATTAA
- a CDS encoding hydrogen peroxide-inducible genes activator produces MNIQQLEYIIAVDNHRHFSKAAEASFVTQPTLSMMIQKLEEELGVKIFDRSQLPVQPTEIGEKVINQARVAVAQVNQIKEIIQEERGIVKGVFRLGIIPTVSPYLLPRLMQVHSENRFDIRIVISELTTDQILKGLSNDSLDGGILATPLKDPAITEHPMYYERFFAYVSPFEKSLYSKTVLDEGDLTASRLWLLDEVHCFRTQILHLCHLKKRRGGNHSIFSYEAGSIDTLINIVDQNEGLTVIPEMAIANLSETQKKNVRSFRNSTPVREISLITRKEFLRERLINIIIGEVKAAVPRSLQDDAMKKYIVPL; encoded by the coding sequence ATGAATATACAACAATTAGAATATATTATCGCGGTAGATAATCACCGCCACTTTTCAAAAGCAGCAGAGGCTTCTTTTGTAACTCAGCCAACACTCAGTATGATGATACAGAAACTGGAAGAAGAGCTTGGCGTGAAGATATTCGATCGTTCACAACTTCCGGTACAGCCGACTGAGATTGGGGAGAAGGTTATCAATCAGGCTCGAGTTGCTGTAGCTCAAGTAAATCAGATAAAGGAGATTATTCAGGAAGAAAGAGGTATTGTGAAAGGTGTCTTCAGGTTAGGAATAATTCCCACTGTATCGCCATATCTCCTGCCTAGGCTAATGCAGGTCCATTCTGAAAACAGATTTGATATACGTATAGTAATTTCTGAACTAACAACGGATCAGATACTTAAAGGCCTTTCCAATGATTCGTTGGATGGAGGTATTTTGGCCACCCCGCTGAAAGATCCTGCTATTACGGAGCACCCTATGTACTACGAAAGATTCTTTGCTTATGTATCTCCATTTGAAAAATCGTTATATTCAAAGACTGTTCTTGATGAAGGTGATCTTACGGCTTCAAGACTCTGGCTGCTTGATGAGGTGCATTGCTTCAGAACACAAATTCTGCATCTGTGCCACCTAAAAAAAAGGCGTGGCGGCAATCATTCCATCTTTTCCTATGAAGCTGGAAGCATAGATACCCTCATCAATATTGTGGATCAGAATGAAGGGCTTACAGTTATCCCTGAAATGGCTATTGCAAATTTGAGCGAAACACAGAAAAAGAACGTGCGATCTTTCAGAAACAGTACACCTGTGCGGGAGATAAGCCTTATTACAAGGAAAGAATTTCTGCGGGAGAGGTTGATTAATATCATTATAGGTGAAGTGAAGGCGGCAGTGCCAAGATCACTTCAGGATGATGCGATGAAAAAATATATTGTTCCTTTGTAG
- a CDS encoding dihydroorotate dehydrogenase-like protein: MVNLETTFAGLHLKNPLIAASSGLTNSLKKIKELESAGIGAIVLKSLFEEQIESHSEKLAQITDYPEAADYINAYVEMNHMDKYLDLIRSAKSECNVPVIASINCYKLSRWTEFAKTIQDAGADALELNVFVINAGEFGDTYLEDSYVNIVKELKKVIRIPVVIKMAKNISNLPGLAGKLKSLGAKGIVLFNRFYQLDIDVKKMEITSGPVFSNPSDFSDTLRWTAIVSGRVHELDIACSYGVHSWEDAIKGILAGAGGIQLCSVLYEQGLNVIENMLTCMEEWMNQRNFTTIDDFKGKLNYANISSPSLYERVQFMKYFSSYK, encoded by the coding sequence ATGGTCAATTTAGAAACAACTTTTGCGGGATTGCATCTTAAGAATCCTCTGATAGCTGCCAGCAGTGGGCTTACAAATTCACTGAAGAAGATTAAAGAACTCGAGAGTGCTGGAATAGGTGCCATTGTGTTGAAGTCGCTGTTTGAAGAGCAGATAGAGAGCCATTCCGAGAAACTTGCCCAGATAACCGATTATCCTGAGGCTGCAGATTATATCAATGCTTATGTGGAGATGAACCACATGGATAAGTATCTGGATCTTATACGTTCTGCCAAGTCTGAGTGTAATGTGCCGGTAATTGCCAGTATTAATTGTTACAAGCTGTCACGATGGACAGAGTTTGCCAAAACCATTCAGGATGCAGGTGCTGATGCACTGGAGCTAAATGTTTTTGTCATCAACGCCGGTGAATTTGGTGATACTTATCTGGAAGATTCTTATGTGAATATTGTCAAAGAGTTGAAGAAAGTGATCAGGATTCCGGTAGTGATAAAGATGGCCAAAAATATCAGCAATTTACCTGGTTTGGCAGGCAAGCTCAAATCGCTTGGAGCAAAAGGAATTGTACTTTTTAACCGTTTCTATCAGCTTGATATAGATGTTAAAAAAATGGAAATCACATCTGGTCCTGTATTTAGTAATCCTTCCGATTTCAGTGATACTCTGAGATGGACTGCAATTGTTTCCGGACGCGTACATGAATTGGATATTGCATGTTCGTACGGTGTGCACTCATGGGAAGATGCCATCAAGGGTATTTTGGCAGGGGCAGGAGGGATACAACTCTGCAGCGTTCTTTACGAACAGGGATTAAACGTGATAGAGAACATGCTCACCTGCATGGAAGAGTGGATGAATCAAAGAAACTTTACAACTATTGATGATTTTAAAGGCAAACTGAACTACGCCAATATCAGCAGCCCGTCACTATATGAGCGGGTACAGTTTATGAAGTACTTCTCAAGTTACAAATGA
- a CDS encoding nucleotide exchange factor GrpE: MTENNNNYTDPGEREKEMNEKMNEEMAKDHKDSLEENVIEEKTDNLTEEKTDFQKELEESRQKYDELNDNYLRLHAEFDNFRKRTLKEKAELIRNGGERVLLDIISLVDDFERALSSLHAAEDKDAMLQGIDLIYTKFINFLKQHGVKEIESVGQPFDADRFEAVTTIPAEEESQKGIVIDCIQKGYELNDKIIRFPKVIVGE, encoded by the coding sequence ATGACTGAAAACAATAACAACTATACAGATCCCGGAGAAAGGGAAAAAGAGATGAATGAAAAGATGAACGAAGAGATGGCTAAAGATCATAAAGATAGCCTTGAAGAAAATGTAATCGAGGAAAAAACAGACAATTTGACAGAGGAAAAGACCGATTTTCAAAAAGAGCTTGAAGAGTCACGACAGAAGTATGATGAGCTGAATGACAATTACCTCCGGTTACATGCCGAATTTGATAATTTTCGCAAGCGCACACTAAAAGAGAAGGCAGAACTGATTAGAAATGGCGGAGAGAGAGTTCTGCTTGATATTATCTCTCTTGTTGATGATTTTGAACGTGCGCTTTCATCACTACATGCAGCTGAAGACAAAGATGCCATGCTCCAGGGTATTGACCTTATCTATACGAAATTTATAAACTTCCTCAAGCAACATGGGGTGAAAGAGATTGAGTCTGTCGGACAACCTTTTGATGCAGACCGCTTTGAAGCTGTAACCACCATTCCTGCAGAGGAGGAGTCACAGAAAGGTATTGTGATTGATTGCATACAGAAGGGGTATGAGTTGAACGACAAGATCATTCGCTTTCCAAAAGTAATTGTGGGAGAATAA
- a CDS encoding TonB-dependent receptor, protein MKNIITLLLCLITISVYAQADEGVPNQTDAHIFGHVLDKKTQEHLPFVTIRIKGTMIAITTDATGHYFLRNLPTGNFTMEISMMGYKTITKEVSIRANTSLEIDFEMEEESIPLNAVVVSANRNETNRMLAPSLVSVVDVKMLEATNSKNLAQALNFQPGLRVEDNCQNCGLSQVRINGLEGAYSQILINSRPIYGALTGVYGLEQIPSNMIDRIEVIRGGGSALFGSSAIGGVINVITKESSRNSGDVTHTFSSINGKASENNTMFNASLINDTRNAGIMVYGQHRKREGFDMDKDGFTELPMLINRALGFRSFLKTGLYSKLSIEYHNMHEFRRGGDSLKQQPFQSKITEQLEHYINGGGINYVQNSADMKNRFNLYASAQHTLRKSYYGGGDPVEVIPGPNQDQEVIDNLNNRLGSFGRSTELIHHLGGQYTRMIDKFLFMPAELTAGAEYLNNTLTDISGYRTRDVDQKTHTTSGFLQNEWKDDRWSILLGGRLDKHSLVKSAIFSPRANIRYNPNGKVNFRLSYSEGFRAPQYFDEDLHVDIAGGEHIVRVLSEDLQEERSRSVSGSIDFYHTVGSLQLNALAEGFFTHLKNKITAIDDPNVEGQKLVVNAKGENAKVYGINLEGRMAYGRLLDLQLGVTFQKSLFDQAQEPIEGVGGYREFMRTPDTYGYFVATWKPATRFSATLSGNYTRRMYVPHVKGEGDPAKDRFASENKIERVNSFFELHTKLSYDIPVLGYSTLQLNAGVQNIFNAYQKDFDTGAGRASDYIYGPGSPRSFFAGLKMTL, encoded by the coding sequence ATGAAGAATATTATAACGCTACTTCTATGCCTCATTACAATTTCAGTCTATGCACAGGCAGATGAAGGGGTACCGAACCAAACTGATGCGCATATTTTCGGGCATGTACTTGATAAAAAAACGCAGGAACACCTTCCTTTCGTGACCATAAGAATAAAAGGAACTATGATAGCCATCACAACTGATGCTACGGGGCATTATTTTTTACGAAATTTACCCACAGGCAATTTTACAATGGAGATCTCAATGATGGGATACAAAACAATAACAAAAGAGGTGTCGATCCGGGCAAATACTTCACTAGAGATAGACTTTGAGATGGAAGAGGAGAGCATCCCGCTCAACGCCGTAGTGGTGTCGGCCAACCGGAACGAAACCAACCGGATGCTGGCCCCCTCGTTGGTGAGCGTGGTGGATGTAAAGATGCTGGAAGCCACCAACTCGAAAAACCTGGCGCAGGCACTGAATTTCCAGCCCGGCTTACGCGTGGAAGACAATTGCCAGAACTGTGGTTTATCACAGGTGAGGATCAATGGACTTGAGGGGGCTTACTCGCAGATACTCATTAACTCCCGCCCCATTTACGGTGCATTGACAGGTGTTTACGGGCTGGAACAGATTCCCTCCAACATGATCGACCGGATTGAAGTAATCCGCGGGGGAGGGTCAGCGCTGTTCGGTTCGTCAGCCATCGGCGGCGTTATCAACGTGATAACGAAAGAATCTTCCCGCAACAGCGGGGATGTCACCCACACGTTTTCGTCCATCAACGGGAAAGCTTCAGAGAACAATACGATGTTCAACGCGTCACTGATAAACGACACTCGCAATGCCGGAATTATGGTATACGGACAACACCGCAAAAGAGAAGGATTCGACATGGATAAAGACGGTTTCACCGAGTTGCCCATGCTCATAAACAGGGCATTGGGATTCCGCTCGTTCCTGAAAACAGGGCTATACTCCAAACTTTCCATAGAGTACCACAACATGCATGAGTTCCGCCGCGGAGGCGACAGCCTCAAACAGCAACCGTTCCAGTCTAAAATCACCGAACAACTGGAACACTATATCAACGGAGGAGGCATCAATTATGTGCAAAATTCGGCAGATATGAAAAACAGGTTCAACCTCTACGCTTCGGCTCAGCACACACTTCGCAAAAGCTATTATGGCGGGGGCGACCCGGTGGAGGTAATACCCGGACCAAACCAAGACCAGGAAGTGATCGACAACCTGAACAACCGATTGGGCTCGTTCGGGCGCTCCACCGAATTGATCCATCATCTGGGCGGACAATATACCCGGATGATCGACAAATTCCTGTTTATGCCTGCCGAACTGACTGCCGGAGCCGAGTATCTGAACAACACGCTGACCGACATAAGCGGATACCGCACCCGCGATGTGGATCAAAAAACCCATACCACGAGCGGTTTTCTACAAAATGAATGGAAAGACGACAGGTGGAGCATTCTTCTGGGCGGCCGCCTCGACAAGCACTCGCTGGTAAAATCGGCTATTTTCAGTCCAAGGGCAAACATCCGTTATAACCCGAACGGGAAAGTCAACTTCCGCCTGTCGTACAGCGAAGGGTTCCGCGCGCCGCAGTATTTCGATGAAGACCTGCACGTGGACATTGCCGGCGGCGAACACATCGTCCGTGTCCTTTCGGAAGACCTGCAAGAAGAGCGTTCGCGCAGCGTGAGCGGCTCGATCGACTTTTACCATACCGTGGGCAGCCTGCAGTTAAACGCACTGGCGGAAGGTTTTTTCACGCACTTGAAAAATAAGATTACCGCCATCGACGACCCCAACGTGGAGGGGCAAAAACTGGTGGTAAATGCCAAAGGTGAAAACGCGAAAGTATACGGCATAAACCTGGAAGGAAGAATGGCATACGGCCGCCTGTTAGATCTACAACTGGGGGTAACGTTTCAGAAAAGCTTGTTCGACCAGGCCCAGGAACCGATAGAAGGTGTGGGCGGGTATCGCGAGTTCATGCGCACTCCCGATACTTACGGGTATTTCGTCGCCACGTGGAAACCGGCGACCCGCTTTTCAGCAACGCTCTCGGGAAACTATACCAGGCGGATGTACGTGCCCCACGTGAAAGGGGAAGGCGACCCTGCCAAAGACCGGTTTGCATCGGAAAATAAAATCGAAAGGGTAAATTCTTTTTTTGAGTTGCATACAAAATTGTCTTACGACATTCCCGTCCTCGGGTATTCCACGCTGCAATTGAACGCGGGAGTGCAGAACATTTTCAATGCCTATCAAAAAGATTTCGATACCGGTGCAGGAAGGGCATCCGATTATATCTACGGTCCGGGATCACCAAGGTCCTTTTTCGCAGGATTAAAAATGACGCTGTAA